One genomic window of Malaciobacter molluscorum LMG 25693 includes the following:
- a CDS encoding transporter substrate-binding domain-containing protein has product MKRLFYVICIITLTLVFSGCQDNEKKVEDKNTLTVGMELAYPPFEMSDQKGNPTGISVDFAKMLARSMNKELKIENIAWDGLIPSLKTGKIDMIISSMTITDERKESINFSIPYAKTSLAILANKNSDIKTIDDLNQKSKTVAVKKGSTGHLYAKEHLKNANILVFDKESACVLEVVQGKADGFLYDQLTIYRNNVKHKDTTVALLKPFQKNFEYWGVALRKGDTDLKEKVDEFIKKAKDDGTFDDFAYKYLEDAKKTFDSLNIPFFF; this is encoded by the coding sequence ATGAAAAGATTGTTTTATGTCATATGTATAATAACGTTAACTTTAGTTTTTTCAGGATGTCAAGACAATGAAAAAAAAGTAGAAGATAAAAACACTCTAACTGTAGGAATGGAATTAGCTTATCCACCATTTGAAATGAGTGATCAAAAAGGAAACCCAACTGGAATATCAGTAGATTTTGCAAAGATGTTAGCTCGATCGATGAATAAAGAATTAAAAATAGAAAATATTGCATGGGATGGATTAATTCCATCACTAAAAACTGGAAAAATTGATATGATTATATCTTCTATGACTATTACAGATGAAAGAAAAGAATCAATTAATTTTTCAATACCTTATGCAAAAACATCACTTGCAATTTTAGCAAATAAAAATTCAGATATAAAGACTATAGATGATTTAAATCAAAAAAGTAAAACTGTTGCAGTAAAAAAAGGTTCAACTGGTCATCTATATGCAAAAGAGCATCTAAAAAATGCAAATATTCTAGTATTTGATAAAGAGAGTGCTTGTGTACTAGAAGTAGTACAAGGTAAAGCGGATGGTTTTTTATATGACCAATTAACAATATATAGAAATAATGTAAAACATAAAGATACAACAGTTGCACTTTTAAAACCATTTCAAAAAAACTTTGAATATTGGGGAGTTGCTTTAAGAAAAGGTGATACTGATTTAAAAGAAAAAGTTGATGAATTTATAAAAAAAGCAAAAGATGATGGAACATTTGATGACTTTGCTTATAAATATTTAGAAGATGCAAAAAAAACATTTGATTCTTTAAATATACCATTTTTCTTTTAG
- a CDS encoding NifS family cysteine desulfurase — MEVYLDNNATTAVDPAVYEQMKPFFCDIFGNPNSLHRFGAGTHPKMMEALDYLYSGINADDEDDIVITGNATESINTVIKGIWIDKILNADKNHIIVSEVEHPAVTATCKFLESQGVSVTYLPVNEEGIVDVQSVKQYLREDTALVSIMWANNETGKIFPIEEIGQICKEAGVLFHSDATQAIGKIPVDVQKANVDFISFSAHKFHGPKGVGGLYIKKGNKLTPLLHGGEQMGGKRAGTVDVASMVGMGFAMKLAVEALEYEATEVKRLRDKLESAILELPETVVIGGVNNRTPNTTLISIRGVEGESMLWDLNQKGIGASTGSACASEDLEANPVMNAFGSDSELAHTGVRFSLSRFNTEEQIDYAIEAIIGAVKRLRNLSSSYAYAPESHKSGL; from the coding sequence ATGGAAGTGTATTTAGACAATAATGCAACTACTGCAGTTGATCCTGCAGTTTATGAACAGATGAAGCCATTTTTCTGTGATATATTTGGTAATCCAAACTCTTTACATAGATTTGGAGCTGGAACTCATCCCAAAATGATGGAAGCTTTAGACTATTTATATAGTGGAATTAATGCAGATGATGAAGATGACATTGTAATTACAGGAAATGCAACAGAAAGTATTAATACTGTAATTAAAGGTATTTGGATTGATAAAATACTAAATGCAGATAAAAATCATATTATTGTATCTGAAGTTGAACACCCAGCTGTAACTGCAACTTGCAAGTTTTTAGAATCTCAAGGAGTAAGTGTTACTTATTTACCTGTAAATGAAGAGGGAATAGTTGATGTACAAAGTGTAAAACAATACTTAAGAGAAGACACAGCCTTAGTTTCAATTATGTGGGCAAATAATGAAACAGGAAAAATTTTTCCTATAGAAGAGATAGGTCAAATTTGTAAAGAAGCAGGAGTTTTATTTCATTCTGATGCAACACAAGCAATTGGAAAAATTCCAGTTGATGTTCAAAAAGCAAATGTAGATTTTATATCTTTTTCTGCACATAAATTCCATGGACCAAAAGGTGTTGGTGGTTTATATATTAAAAAAGGTAATAAATTAACTCCCTTGTTACATGGTGGTGAACAAATGGGAGGAAAAAGAGCTGGAACTGTTGATGTTGCTTCTATGGTTGGAATGGGATTTGCAATGAAACTTGCAGTAGAAGCTTTAGAATATGAGGCAACTGAAGTTAAAAGATTAAGAGATAAACTTGAAAGTGCAATTTTGGAACTACCTGAAACTGTAGTAATTGGAGGAGTAAATAATAGAACTCCAAATACAACACTTATCTCAATTAGAGGTGTTGAAGGTGAATCTATGTTGTGGGATTTAAATCAAAAAGGAATTGGTGCAAGTACAGGAAGTGCATGTGCATCTGAAGATTTAGAAGCAAATCCTGTAATGAATGCTTTTGGAAGTGATAGTGAATTAGCTCATACTGGTGTTAGATTTAGTTTAAGTAGATTTAATACTGAAGAACAAATTGACTATGCAATTGAAGCAATAATAGGCGCAGTTAAAAGATTAAGAAACTTATCAAGTTCTTATGCATATGCACCAGAATCACACAAATCTGGACTATAA
- a CDS encoding iron-sulfur cluster assembly scaffold protein, which yields MAKNDLVSGSIWDEYSNQVVNRMNNPQHQGEITEQRAKELNAKLIIADFGAESCGDAVRLYWAVDEATDKILESKFKSFGCGTAIASSDVMAELCIGKTVDEAVKITNIDVEKALRDEPDTPAVPPQKMHCSVMAYDVIKKAASQYKGVDMESFEEEEIVCECARVSLATIKEVIRINDLKTVEEITDYTKAGAFCKSCIKPGGHEEKDIYLVDILADTRASMEEDRLKTAADASANGDLSFDKMTLVQRIKAIDTVLDEDIRPMLVMDGGNMEIIDIKENLPHYDLYIRYLGACSGCASGSTGTLYAIESILQQKIDENLRVLPI from the coding sequence ATGGCGAAAAATGATTTAGTAAGTGGATCAATTTGGGATGAATACTCAAATCAAGTTGTAAATAGAATGAATAATCCTCAACACCAAGGGGAAATTACAGAGCAAAGAGCAAAAGAGTTAAATGCAAAATTAATTATTGCAGACTTTGGTGCAGAATCATGTGGTGATGCAGTGAGACTTTATTGGGCAGTTGATGAAGCAACTGATAAAATTTTAGAGTCTAAATTTAAATCTTTTGGATGTGGTACAGCAATTGCTTCAAGTGATGTTATGGCTGAACTTTGTATTGGAAAAACTGTTGATGAAGCAGTAAAAATTACAAATATTGATGTTGAAAAAGCTTTAAGAGATGAACCTGATACTCCAGCTGTTCCTCCTCAAAAAATGCACTGTTCTGTAATGGCATATGATGTAATCAAAAAAGCAGCATCTCAATACAAAGGTGTTGATATGGAATCTTTTGAAGAAGAAGAAATTGTATGCGAATGTGCAAGAGTATCTTTAGCAACTATTAAAGAAGTAATTAGAATTAATGATCTAAAAACTGTAGAAGAGATAACAGATTATACAAAAGCAGGTGCATTTTGTAAATCATGTATTAAACCAGGTGGACATGAAGAAAAAGATATTTATTTAGTAGATATTTTAGCAGATACTAGAGCTTCAATGGAAGAAGATAGATTAAAAACAGCTGCTGATGCAAGTGCAAATGGTGATCTTTCTTTTGATAAAATGACTTTAGTTCAAAGAATTAAAGCTATTGATACTGTATTAGATGAAGATATTAGACCAATGCTTGTAATGGATGGTGGAAATATGGAAATCATTGATATAAAAGAGAATTTGCCTCATTATGATTTATATATTAGATATTTAGGTGCATGTTCTGGATGTGCGTCTGGAAGTACTGGTACACTTTATGCTATTGAATCAATTTTACAACAAAAAATTGATGAAAATTTAAGAGTATTACCAATTTAA
- a CDS encoding hemerythrin domain-containing protein produces the protein MSETIKSFLTDDHRTCDNQFAALENLVALENWQEATTNFYKFEKELNIHFDMEEKVMFPAFENKTGMSAGPTQVMRMEHAQMLNVVSSMKEDIEKKDKNHFLGLSESLMMLLQQHNMKEEQMLYAMADAHLQEESASIIEKMRELKRD, from the coding sequence ATGAGTGAAACAATCAAATCATTCTTAACTGACGATCATAGAACTTGTGATAATCAATTTGCTGCTTTAGAAAATTTAGTAGCATTAGAAAATTGGCAAGAAGCAACAACGAACTTTTATAAATTTGAAAAAGAGTTAAATATCCATTTTGATATGGAAGAAAAAGTAATGTTTCCAGCATTTGAAAATAAAACAGGAATGAGTGCAGGTCCAACACAAGTAATGAGAATGGAACATGCACAAATGTTGAATGTTGTATCTTCAATGAAAGAAGATATAGAAAAAAAAGATAAAAATCATTTTTTAGGTTTAAGTGAAAGTTTGATGATGCTTTTACAACAACATAACATGAAAGAAGAACAAATGTTATATGCTATGGCAGATGCACATTTACAAGAAGAGAGTGCTTCTATTATAGAAAAAATGAGAGAATTAAAAAGAGATTAA
- the argH gene encoding argininosuccinate lyase, whose translation MSNSDNNQILKNTNAQILDEFNASVMFDKELYSQDIKGSIAHSQMLFEQGILSKEDKDAIHNGLLQVKDEIESGKFEFKIEHEDIHMAVESRLTQIIGDAGKRLHTARSRNDQVATDFRLYVQEKSLSIKEQLKEVINTFISVSQNHTTTLIPGMTHLQHAQPINFAYHLLAYANMFKRDYERFESSYERNNYSPLGSAALAGTPHNINRESTSKQLGFTSPTINAMDSVSDRDFALEILFNISTTMMHVSRISEELVTWSSYEFQFVKMSDEYATTSSIMPQKKNPDVPELLRGKTGRTYGNLISLLTVMKGLPLAYNKDTQEDKEGVFDSVKTIEISLKILNEVIKTMHVNIDRMNEACKIGHLSATDLADYLVQKQNMPFRTAYYITKDVVAMANSLNKDISELSIDEIRNSNEQIKDINDEIVMYLDLKSSMNARNSFGGTSTKQTEKQIEILKDWLKNK comes from the coding sequence ATGTCAAATAGTGATAATAATCAGATTTTAAAAAATACAAATGCTCAAATATTAGATGAATTTAATGCATCAGTAATGTTTGATAAAGAACTTTATTCACAAGATATAAAAGGTTCAATAGCTCACAGTCAAATGCTTTTTGAACAAGGAATCTTATCAAAAGAGGATAAAGATGCTATTCATAATGGTCTTTTACAAGTAAAAGATGAAATAGAAAGTGGAAAATTTGAGTTTAAAATTGAGCATGAAGATATTCATATGGCAGTTGAGAGTAGATTAACACAAATTATTGGGGATGCAGGTAAAAGATTACATACAGCTAGAAGTAGAAATGATCAAGTTGCAACAGATTTTAGATTATATGTACAAGAAAAATCTTTAAGTATAAAAGAACAATTAAAAGAAGTTATAAATACTTTTATTTCTGTTTCTCAAAATCATACAACTACTTTAATTCCAGGTATGACTCATTTACAGCATGCACAACCAATTAATTTTGCTTATCATTTGCTTGCATATGCAAATATGTTTAAAAGAGATTATGAGAGATTTGAAAGTTCATATGAAAGAAATAATTATTCACCATTAGGTAGCGCAGCACTTGCTGGAACTCCACATAATATTAATAGAGAAAGTACAAGTAAACAATTAGGATTTACATCCCCTACAATTAATGCGATGGATAGTGTAAGTGATAGAGATTTTGCATTGGAAATTTTATTTAATATAAGTACAACTATGATGCATGTAAGTAGAATATCTGAAGAGTTAGTAACTTGGTCTTCATATGAATTTCAATTTGTAAAAATGAGTGATGAGTATGCTACAACTTCTTCAATTATGCCTCAAAAGAAAAATCCTGATGTTCCTGAATTATTAAGAGGGAAAACAGGAAGAACATATGGAAATCTAATTTCACTTTTAACAGTAATGAAAGGTTTACCACTTGCATATAATAAAGATACACAAGAAGATAAAGAGGGTGTATTTGATTCTGTTAAAACAATAGAAATTTCATTAAAAATATTAAATGAAGTGATTAAGACTATGCATGTTAATATTGACAGAATGAATGAAGCTTGTAAAATAGGTCATTTGAGTGCAACTGATTTAGCTGATTATTTAGTTCAAAAACAAAATATGCCTTTTAGAACTGCTTATTATATTACAAAAGATGTAGTTGCCATGGCTAATAGTTTAAATAAAGATATTAGTGAACTTTCAATTGATGAAATTAGAAATTCAAATGAACAAATAAAAGATATAAATGATGAAATAGTTATGTATCTTGATTTAAAATCTTCAATGAATGCTAGAAACTCTTTTGGTGGAACATCAACAAAACAAACAGAAAAACAAATAGAAATCTTAAAAGATTGGTTAAAAAATAAGTAG
- a CDS encoding chemotaxis protein CheV, producing the protein MSDISSSVEQMTQGHRRNVQQLAVFYTSHNNIYAINIAKVKAFVIKDEVTINDTPSDSTIIAGIATIRGEPVTLVNLDAWLGQQKIPMEEYKLIIYCEFNHKKVGFLIKDMLDIVEKTTEDLRHTEETNSKITYTTYVKVHEKDELCTVFNAEQLLKDIGWTDDGEDAINKYVDGPITSSKLVLAAEDSGVAREILRKFFKKANINFEIYNNGALLLKRFQELDPEEIGLIITDIEMPEADGFQVAAFIKENSKYSHIPVVVNSSMTTDAVKNKMRSIGVDWFIGKTDVQALYEATKKFLLT; encoded by the coding sequence ATGAGTGACATCAGTAGTAGCGTTGAACAAATGACTCAAGGTCATAGAAGAAATGTTCAACAGTTAGCAGTATTTTATACAAGTCATAACAATATTTACGCTATAAATATCGCTAAGGTTAAAGCATTTGTTATTAAAGATGAAGTAACTATTAATGATACACCTAGTGATTCAACTATAATTGCAGGGATTGCAACAATTAGAGGAGAACCTGTAACATTAGTAAATCTAGATGCGTGGCTAGGTCAACAAAAAATACCTATGGAAGAGTATAAACTTATTATTTATTGTGAGTTTAATCATAAAAAAGTAGGTTTTTTAATAAAAGATATGCTTGATATTGTAGAAAAAACTACAGAAGATTTAAGACATACAGAAGAGACAAACTCAAAAATTACTTATACTACGTATGTAAAAGTTCACGAAAAAGATGAGCTTTGTACAGTATTTAATGCAGAACAACTTTTAAAAGATATTGGTTGGACTGATGATGGTGAAGATGCTATTAATAAATATGTTGATGGACCAATTACATCAAGTAAATTAGTATTAGCAGCAGAAGATTCAGGTGTTGCAAGAGAAATTTTAAGAAAATTTTTCAAAAAAGCAAATATTAATTTTGAAATTTATAATAATGGTGCACTGTTATTAAAAAGATTTCAAGAATTAGATCCAGAAGAGATTGGATTAATTATTACTGATATTGAAATGCCAGAAGCTGATGGTTTTCAAGTTGCAGCATTTATAAAAGAAAATAGCAAATATAGTCATATTCCAGTTGTAGTAAACTCATCTATGACAACTGATGCAGTAAAAAATAAAATGCGATCTATAGGTGTTGATTGGTTTATTGGTAAAACTGATGTACAAGCACTATATGAAGCAACTAAAAAATTCCTTTTAACTTAA
- a CDS encoding tRNA threonylcarbamoyladenosine dehydratase, translated as MRYDRTKKLFGDENFQKFQNAKIILLGVGGVGSFALDALYRTGITNITIVDFDTYEESNLNRQMGSEGNIGEVKVDALAKKYPKVTPIHVKITKEWIDNFDFSSYDYILDAIDDVTPKVHLIKKYFTKVISTSGGAKRIDPSKIEYKSIWDTYNDPFIRKIRTELKAQGFKKKFKVVFSSEEPKCIEKGSFEGVTGSFGLMMASITVQKLIKKY; from the coding sequence ATGAGATATGACAGAACAAAAAAACTTTTTGGTGATGAAAATTTCCAAAAATTTCAAAATGCAAAGATTATTCTTCTAGGAGTAGGAGGTGTAGGAAGTTTTGCACTTGATGCATTATATAGAACTGGTATTACAAATATTACTATTGTCGATTTTGATACATATGAAGAGTCAAATTTAAATAGACAAATGGGTAGTGAAGGGAATATTGGGGAAGTAAAAGTTGATGCATTAGCAAAAAAATATCCAAAAGTTACACCAATTCATGTTAAGATTACTAAAGAATGGATTGACAATTTTGATTTTTCATCATATGATTATATTTTAGATGCAATTGATGATGTAACACCAAAAGTTCATCTAATAAAAAAATACTTCACTAAAGTTATTAGTACAAGTGGTGGAGCAAAAAGAATTGATCCAAGTAAAATAGAATACAAGTCAATTTGGGACACTTACAACGACCCTTTTATTAGAAAAATAAGAACAGAATTAAAAGCTCAAGGATTTAAGAAAAAATTTAAAGTAGTTTTTTCATCAGAAGAGCCAAAATGTATTGAAAAAGGAAGTTTTGAAGGAGTTACAGGTTCATTTGGTTTAATGATGGCATCAATTACAGTTCAAAAGTTAATTAAAAAGTATTAA
- the greA gene encoding transcription elongation factor GreA — MEKEPMTISGYEKITNNLDFLKTKERPETVIALDEARQLGDLKENAEYHAAKDKLKIIDSQIAELGNIISKAVIIDPSTLPHDKVSFGSTVNLVDVDTEKEYTYTIVGGVESNADKGLISFNSPLAKQLMGKEEGDEVQATLPGGLSTFEVVEVYYKEIQL, encoded by the coding sequence ATGGAAAAAGAACCAATGACAATATCTGGTTATGAAAAAATTACAAATAATCTAGATTTTTTAAAAACAAAAGAGAGACCAGAAACTGTAATTGCATTAGATGAGGCAAGACAATTAGGTGATTTAAAAGAAAATGCTGAATATCATGCTGCAAAAGATAAATTAAAAATTATAGATTCTCAAATTGCAGAATTAGGAAATATTATTAGTAAAGCTGTTATTATTGATCCTTCAACTTTACCTCATGATAAAGTAAGTTTTGGATCTACTGTTAATTTAGTTGATGTGGATACTGAAAAAGAGTATACTTATACAATAGTTGGTGGAGTAGAATCAAATGCAGACAAAGGATTAATATCTTTTAATTCTCCTTTAGCAAAACAGTTAATGGGAAAAGAAGAGGGTGATGAAGTTCAAGCAACACTTCCAGGTGGTCTTTCTACATTTGAAGTTGTTGAGGTTTATTACAAAGAAATACAACTTTAA